In a genomic window of Aricia agestis chromosome 2, ilAriAges1.1, whole genome shotgun sequence:
- the LOC121738163 gene encoding modifier of mdg4-like, whose product MAQLSVSWSNHLNNIGQGLSALQQNSEFVDMTLAADGHFVKVHQLVMAISSPYIKNLIAAAACPHPVIYLNKISQSTLCSILEYIYTGEVTVAIENLRNILETAKDLHIKGLEDMDIAQLLSEKSEHIQNQDKPKNFYQEPKKMESVNYSQNMELSDVDATDAPQPLIVSVTSEAENITEEVPKKAQLYHNLGKTPLQYTVSNRGSIQLIFNRFVYYLKHTNKDRTRQWRCVEYVNHHKCPALIVTKDEVVTKRISAHSHPFHDKRILKKVRSGTVFSTLNEAESTVSSEKVMNKTCE is encoded by the exons ATGGCCCAACTAAGCGTTTCTTGGAGTAATCACCTGAACAACATTGGCCAAGGCTTGAGTGCACTACAACAG AACTCTGAATTtgttgacatgacattagcggcCGATGGGCATTTTGTGAAAGTTCACCAACTGGTTATGGCGATCAGCAGTCCTTACATTAAGAACCTGATAGCTGCTGCCGCATGCCCACATCCTGTTATTTATCTAAAT AAAATTTCCCAGTCAACATTGTGCTCAATTTTGGAGTATATTTACACAGGAGAGGTCACAGTTGCGATAGAGAATCTTCGCAATATCTTGGAAACAGCTAAAGACCTACATATAAAAGGATTAGAAGATATG GATATAGCACAACTTCTCTCAGAGAAATCAGAACATATCCAAAACCAGGATAAACCGAAGAATTTTTATCAAGaaccaaaaaaaatggaaagtgtaaatta ctcGCAGAATATGGAATTAAGTGACGTGGACGCAACGGATGCACCTCAACCATTGATTGTATCGGTAACCAGTGAAGCTGAAAATATCACAGAAGAGGTACCAAAGAAGGCCCAGTTGTATCATAATTTAG GCAAAACCCCACTACAGTACACAGTATCAAACAGAGGGTCGATACAGTTAATATTCAATAGATTTGTATATTACCTCAAACATACGAACAAAGATAGGACGAGACAGTGGCGGTGTGTGGAATATGTCAATCATCACAAGTGTCCAGCCTTAATAGTAACGAAAGATGAAGTAGTcacaaaaag AATATCGGCTCATTCACATCCATTTCACGATAAGCGTATCCTAAAGAAGGTAAGATCTGGAACAGTTTTTTCGACCCTCAATGAAGCAGAGTCGACAGTTTCGAGTGAAAAAGTAATGAATAAAACATGTGAAtaa